The Bactrocera dorsalis isolate Fly_Bdor chromosome 2, ASM2337382v1, whole genome shotgun sequence region tatgtacaaTATGAGAGCagtatttgaacaattttttaaaattctctaTATCACatataatgtttatttattattatcttcAGAAACTGTCGGTGTTGTAGATTGTCCATCTAATTGATGCTGATGTTGATTTACTAGTTTCTGACGTTCCAAGTACATTGAAACTTTAATATTACGTACTTGATGATTTTGAATGAGTTTAAGAAGTGCTATAACACCTATTCCAACCGATATTGCAAAAGAACCCCAAGCGCCGAACTTTTAAACAATATAACGTATAAcaaattctttttattgttgtacaaTGTTATTTACCTGAGCTGTCCCCATTTCTATATAGAAGTCAGATGTGTCAATATGGTCTTGGTCTCCGTGAATTATATTTTGTCCTGCTGCTGTTTCACATGACGGAAATCGTTCAGTCATACCATCACACCATACAATAAATCCTAAAGTAACCATAATTGCTGACAGAATTGAAAAGGCCAACATCCAAATACCAACCACAACGTCAATGAATAAAGAAAGAAACGAAGCTTCTTCTTTCATCCTTGAGTATCTATATTAATATAAACGGTCTATAAATttgtaatcaaataaaaatgagaACTCATAccgataaatttgtaaagttgaAATCAAGAATAGAAACATTGCAGTAAAAAGTGGAAAGCTGCAAAAACCTGTTGAAGACCATTTTACTTCAAACATTCCATCCTCTTCACGCCATTTACCAGTTGTAAAAAGCAAACAGTGCccactttaaaaattacaacTTATTACGCACCAAAACATTTTGTCTTACTTGGCCAAAAAGGTACCTACCCAAATTCATGGACACTCATACCAAGAGGCACCATCATGCACAACGataatataactaatattacATGACCAGCAATTTGGCTTAATAGTAGCACATTTGCTAAAACCATTTTCGACAATcctaatttattaatattcccTCTTATAATTACATCGAACGCACTAGACAATATCAAAAAACTCGCTACCGATGACAAATCGATTGCAATTGTTTAAAGCTGGTTACACACGAagaacatgtatgtacatataatcaaGAATTATTGAAATACCAGCTCAAGAGGTaggtaatttaaatataaattctcGAAGAGAGGATAATTTGGATGAACGACACCGTCCCTTTGCCTTTCCTCGCCTACAATAAAAACCAATTTTGGTGACAAGAGAGTCTTCATGTGAACACAGTATAACTGGATTCaggaaaatttcttcatttcCTTTCATAtcatattctaaaatttttgtatggtgAAGTACTGAACACACGACACGACatggcagcacgacagtgaactggcGTCGTGAATCCTCctacatgaacatttgtaagaagACAGCGatataacaatggccggcatgtacacaaacattttgcatgtacacaacttcgatgtggccatactaatacctttcacttcaactaaattttaatattttgttcaagtgaaattttttatgcaaaaaataagtaaataggtaaatttatttgttttaaattaacgattgttattacaaatgatataacaaagctattttatggttttatttgtaaaataacgtcaggtttgttagagctttgaataattttaagtgtattcgtgcagctgtctaaataactgtgtccataagaacgtgtgtattttaatatttgacagatgtcgcttgcagtctgtcgcactctatgtgttcagcacttcaCGATAACGGGTGTCAGAACAAAAGATAATCGACGATAATTTGTTAGAATCAACCACATAGCATAGTCGATATTTTGTTCAAGAAaggaaaattacaacaaaaataattgcaagACGGGTACATATTCCCGCACACTATtaacattataaaaataataattataagacgggtgtatattcccgcatattaaaaaacataaaaataataattgttagacgggtgtatattcccgcatattaacAATCAcaacaatttcaaaa contains the following coding sequences:
- the LOC105223529 gene encoding transmembrane protein 179, with amino-acid sequence MVLANVLLLSQIAGHVILVILSLCMMVPLGMSVHEFGGHCLLFTTGKWREEDGMFEVKWSSTGFCSFPLFTAMFLFLISTLQIYRYSRMKEEASFLSLFIDVVVGIWMLAFSILSAIMVTLGFIVWCDGMTERFPSCETAAGQNIIHGDQDHIDTSDFYIEMGTAQFGAWGSFAISVGIGVIALLKLIQNHQVRNIKVSMYLERQKLVNQHQHQLDGQSTTPTVSEDNNK